The genomic interval AATGGACTGGTTGATCAGTCCGGCAGGATCGTTGAGCATCGCCTTGGCGATCCTCAGTTCCACCGCGGTGAAGGACGCGAGGTTTTCCCGCACCGCTTCCAGGAACTGCTCGCGGTGGGCTGTGGCCGGTACTTGCTGTGTTGTTGTCACACCAAGAAAGCTACGGATGCCAGGTCAACGGCGAAAGGCACAAAGGTAAACGGAGAAAAAATATTTCATGGACGCCTTCGGTGGGAAACATAGTTTCACAGTCTTCGTGGGCTTGGCCGCCCACTCGTTGTCAGCGGGTGAGGACGAAGGCGGCAAGGATCGCGGTGGAGGCGTCGCTGAGCCAGTGGACGGCGGTGGAGGCCAGGAGCCGGCGGCGCAGCAGCACGAATGTCAGTGTCAGGCCTGCGGTGACCAGGAGAGCACTAAGTAACCGTGAGATGAGGTAGGTTCCGTCGGGAATGAAGGGGATCACCAGGTGCTGTGCACTCCAGAAGCAGACAACGATGGCCGCCCCCTTCCAGGCACTGCCCGTGAACGCCTGAAGGCGTGGCAGCAGGAAGCCGAGGTAGACCAGGGCTTCAGTGAACGCCCAGATCACCGGCCACAGGGTGCTGCTGTAGATGGCAGCCCACACCGGCAGGTGAATGGCCGTGACCTGGGGCGGGAGGGCTCCGGGCCCGTAGAAGGGAAGGGTGGCCAGGCTTGCGGCCGCGACGGCGGGCAGCAGGGCCAGCAAGTACACGGGAATGGCACGCAGTTGAGGGCCCAAGTTGGTGCGAGTGAGACCGAACACGTCGCGGAGGCGCAGTCCTTCCCGGCGGAGCAGCAGCACCAGCAGGACCAGGCACCCCGCGTCGGTGAGTGTTCCGTAGACGGTCCACCAACCACGGGAGGATTCCCAGGGAGTCATGTCGCCCGTGGCCCACAGGATACCGGCCGTTGTTATCTGCGCCAGGAAGGACAGGAGGGCCCGGGCTGGAAGGAACAGCAGGACGGGCCACCACGACAGGTTCCGGTCCGAATACTGAATCCGGAGAGCGGCGGGTGCGCTTTTCATGAACTGATCTCCCGCCATGGTTCCCCACACTCCGCCGCGTCGCTTCGTTCCAGGCGTAATGGATCGGCATTCTTCACGGCGCGGCATACGCACTGGCCGCGCGACTGATTGAGCGTATCTGCCAGGGTATCGGCGTGTGCAAACTGCGCATGAACGGTGGCGCAATGCTTCAAGGCGGTCAGCAGCCGTCCCGTTGAAGCTTTCGCTATGTTTCGAGGGTCGCCCCGGCCATCGGTCGGTGAGAACATACAGGCATGGCATCCATACAGCGCATCCGCCCACAGGGGCTCGTTTCGAGCCCGGCCTTCAGCCATGTCGCCATCGTGCCGCCCGGCGCCACCACCATCTACGTCGGCGGCCAGAACGCGGTCGACGCCGACGGTTCACTCGTCGGAGAGAACGACGTGGCCGTACAGTCTGCCCGCGCCCTCGAGAACGCGAGGACTGCGCTCGCCGCGGCCGGCGCGACCCTCGCCGACGTTGTGCAGTGGACAGTGCTCTTCGTCGATGGCGTGGACCTCGCGGCGGCGTACGGAGCGATAGCATCGGAACTCGCGTCCGACGAACCGGCCCTGGTGACCGGAGCGCGTGTCGCGGCGCTGGGCGTACCCGGCGCACTGGTCGAGATCAGCGCGGTCGCCGCCGTTATGCGGTGACGGGGATCCCGGCGAGGAGTTGGTCAAGCCCTCGCTGGACGGTCACCGCCA from Pseudarthrobacter sp. SSS035 carries:
- a CDS encoding type II CAAX prenyl endopeptidase Rce1 family protein, producing MKSAPAALRIQYSDRNLSWWPVLLFLPARALLSFLAQITTAGILWATGDMTPWESSRGWWTVYGTLTDAGCLVLLVLLLRREGLRLRDVFGLTRTNLGPQLRAIPVYLLALLPAVAAASLATLPFYGPGALPPQVTAIHLPVWAAIYSSTLWPVIWAFTEALVYLGFLLPRLQAFTGSAWKGAAIVVCFWSAQHLVIPFIPDGTYLISRLLSALLVTAGLTLTFVLLRRRLLASTAVHWLSDASTAILAAFVLTR
- a CDS encoding RidA family protein; amino-acid sequence: MASIQRIRPQGLVSSPAFSHVAIVPPGATTIYVGGQNAVDADGSLVGENDVAVQSARALENARTALAAAGATLADVVQWTVLFVDGVDLAAAYGAIASELASDEPALVTGARVAALGVPGALVEISAVAAVMR